Proteins from a genomic interval of Cottoperca gobio chromosome 8, fCotGob3.1, whole genome shotgun sequence:
- the LOC115012507 gene encoding hemoglobin subunit beta-like produces the protein MVEWTDFERTTIQDIFSKLDYEVVGPKTLARCLIVYPWTQRYFGNFGNLYNAAAIMGNPMVAKHGITILHSLDRAVKNMDDIRNTYAELSVLHSEKLHVDPSNFNLLADCLTIVVAAHMGKAFTGEMQAAFHKFLAVVVSSLRRQYN, from the exons ATGGTTGAATGGACAGACTTCGAGCGCACCACCATCCAGGACATCTTCTCTAAGTTGGACTATGAGGTGGTGGGCCCTAAAACTCTTGCCAG GTGTCTGATCGTCTACCCCTGGACTCAGAGGTATTTCGGAAACTTTGGAAACCTCTACAACGCCGCTGCGATCATGGGAAATCCCATGGTTGCAAAACACGGAATAACGATCCTGCACAGTCTGGACCGGGCTGTGAAGAACATGGACGACATCAGGAACACCTACGCCGAGCTGAGCGTGCTGCACTCCGAGAAGCTGCACGTGGACCCCAGCAATTTCAAT CTCCTGGCTGACTGCCTGACCATTGTGGTTGCTGCTCATATGGGGAAAGCCTTCACTGGTGAGATGCAGGCAGCTTTCCATAAGTTCCTGGCCGTGGTGGTGTCCTCCCTGAGAAGACAATACAATTAG
- the LOC115012508 gene encoding hemoglobin embryonic subunit alpha-like isoform X2: MTTLSVKDKDTVKAFWAKVSGNADEIGADAVARMLVVYPQTKTYFSHWKDQSPNSPAVRKHGVTVMLGIGEAVAKIDDLKAGLASLSELHAFTLRVDPANFKILSHCILVVMATMFPNEFTPEVHVSLDKFLASVALALSEKYR; the protein is encoded by the exons ATGACCACTCTCAGTGTTAAGGACAAGGACACAGTCAAAGCCTTCTGGGCTAAAGTGTCTGGAAATGCGGACGAGATCGGCGCCGATGCTGTGGCCAG gaTGCTTGTGGTGTACCCGCAGACCAAGACTTACTTCTCCCACTGGAAGGACCAGAGCCCCAACTCTCCCGCTGTGAGGAAGCACGGAGTGACTGTGATGTTGGGAATTGGAGAGGCTGTGGCCAAAATCGACGACCTGAAAGCAGGTCTTGCGAGTCTCAGTGAGCTGCATGCCTTCACTCTGCGTGTGGACCCTGCCAACTTCAAG ATTCTCTCCCACTGCATCCTTGTGGTCATGGCCACCATGTTCCCCAACGAATTCACCCCTGAGGTCCATGTGTCTCTGGACAAATTCCTGGCTTCTGTGGCTCTGGCCCTGTCTGAGAAGTACCGATaa
- the LOC115012505 gene encoding hemoglobin subunit beta-like yields MVEWTDFERTTIQDIFSKLDFEVVGPKTLARCLIVYPWTQRYFGNFGNLYNATAIMGNPMVAKHGITILHSLDRAVKNMDDIRNTYAELSVLHSEKLHVDPSNFNLLADCLTIVVAAHMGKAFTGEMQAAFQKFLAVVVSSLGRQYH; encoded by the exons ATGGTTGAATGGACAGACTTCGAGCGCACCACCATTCAGGACATCTTCTCTAAGTTGGACTTTGAGGTGGTGGGCCCTAAAACTCTTGCCAG GTGTCTGATCGTCTACCCCTGGACTCAGAGGTATTTCGGAAACTTTGGAAACCTCTACAACGCCACTGCGATCATGGGAAATCCCATGGTTGCAAAACACGGAATAACGATCCTGCACAGTCTGGACCGGGCTGTGAAGAACATGGACGACATCAGGAACACCTACGCCGAGCTGAGCGTGCTGCACTCCGAGAAGCTGCACGTGGACCCCAGCAATTTCAAT CTCCTGGCTGACTGCCTGACCATTGTGGTTGCTGCTCATATGGGGAAAGCCTTCACTGGTGAGATGCAGGCAGCTTTCCAGAAGTTCCTGGCCGTGGTGGTGTCCTCCCTGGGAAGACAGTACCATTAG
- the LOC115012508 gene encoding hemoglobin subunit alpha-2-like isoform X1 has protein sequence MTTLSVKDKDTVKAFWAQVSGKAEEIGTDAVARMLVVYPQTKTYFSHWKDQSPNSPAVRKHGVTVMLGIGEAVAKIDDLKAGLASLSELHAFTLRVDPANFKILSHCILVVMATMFPNEFTPEVHVSLDKFLASVALALSEKYR, from the exons ATGACCACTCTCAGTGTTAAGGACAAGGACACAGTCAAAGCCTTCTGGGCTCAAGTGTCTGGAAAGGCGGAGGAGATCGGCACCGATGCTGTGGCCAG gaTGCTTGTGGTGTACCCGCAGACCAAGACTTACTTCTCCCACTGGAAGGACCAGAGCCCCAACTCTCCCGCTGTGAGGAAGCACGGAGTGACTGTGATGTTGGGAATTGGAGAGGCTGTGGCCAAAATCGACGACCTGAAAGCAGGTCTTGCGAGTCTCAGTGAGCTGCATGCCTTCACTCTGCGTGTGGACCCTGCCAACTTCAAG ATTCTCTCCCACTGCATCCTTGTGGTCATGGCCACCATGTTCCCCAACGAATTCACCCCTGAGGTCCATGTGTCTCTGGACAAATTCCTGGCTTCTGTGGCTCTGGCCCTGTCTGAGAAGTACCGATaa
- the kank2 gene encoding KN motif and ankyrin repeat domain-containing protein 2, producing the protein MAQVLHMDPGFPGKLNPPAPPSLHGKEQEAPYSVETPYGYRLDLDFLKYVNDIEKGNTIKKVPIQRRPRYGSLPRGYGYTGSWWTSTESLCSNTSMDSRHSSFSYCAPGYHTSQRPNFSTARVEKTLLDARRKLEEEKEGRRFSNLGSMHSSVAGSNTSLSSAHSFNRAHGGSGSFTPLSSGLSTPVTPTPAHLQHVREQMAAALRKIRELEEQVKTIPVLQVKISVLQEEKRQMSVQLKSQKFLGHTLSFSRGRSRGELYIDIPEEEVSTGAKSSNKPAGPLSPSTPDGSKLQDSGCEIEDTVIVGGARPDAKREVRTIGVGPEDLRGSHQVGVGVREEDLGLLPETQALRNQVGQLEGQLQRTVQELQAAQHQAAAVQKVPQAEHPVLATSVGWQEPQGCSLHTLVSFTQPPQQREQREQRTVGIQVYTVEQPTVVEVGTLLRAETCTSPSLQPASGVVEGHHRGQAEEAPVELPIAVSSKQVRDVLKSELSTSVPVANPAIAVSTSGNQIGLLHSKEEETHVQTTAEAAQSHEDPQTASSPQSSLRSIMKRKAEGEPGSPSTKKNLQFIGVNGGYESTSSDDSSSESSDEGSDSSEYHEAREKLTESAAQNQQITHSEASKPAESNRVPQQTAVKLPAVIPDSQQSPNESATADIKLPDKPPRSPATDAASVTTLTPPCPANEAASKDTVHQSSEKLTVTQEITSTSSNTESTPEQSSTTSSASRSSSLCVTKTTEITKQQYSVVSSQSEPTPAAESLARDAAAASAKQVRLDLSDSLISALHALQKALGEPNAFSQQGARAAYTTVLQEWLRVSCHKAADTAVVKAYMNTFASVSPQLLEFVINMADGNGNTALHYTVSHSNFPVVKLLLDTGLCNADKQNKAGYTAIMLTALAAFHSDNDLQTVLQLLRTGDVNAKASQAGQTALMLAVSHGRGDMVRALLSCGAQVNIRDDDGSTALMCACEHGHVDIVRQLLSMPGCDATLTDNTGSTALSIALEASQNDIAVLLYAHLNFAKPPSPVLPKSPLLGSSPPAGDTR; encoded by the exons ATGGCTCAGGTGCTGCACATGGACCCCGGCTTCCCAG GGAAACTCAACCCGCCTGCTCCCCCTTCCCTGCACGGCAAAGAACAGGAGGCGCCCTACTCAGTGGAGACCCCCTATGGCTACCGTCTGGACCTagacttcctcaaatatgttaACGACATAGAGAAGGGAAACACTATCAAGAAGGTACCCATCCAGCGCCGGCCTCGCTATGGCTCCCTGCCCCGTGGCTATGGCTACACCGGCTCCTGGTGGACCTCCACGGAGTCTCTGTGCTCCAACACCAGCATGGACAGCCGAcactcctccttctcctacTGTGCCCCAGGCTATCACACGTCGCAGAGGCCCAACTTCAGCACCGCCCGGGTGGAGAAGACCCTTTTGGATGCACGCAggaagctggaggaggagaaagaagggCGGAGATTCTCCAACCTGGGCAGCATGCACAGCAGCGTAGCAGGCTCCAACACCTCTCTCAGCAGCGCGCACAGCTTCAACCGGGCCCATGGTGGAAGTGGATCCTTCACCCCACTGAGTTCTGGCCTGTCCACCCCAGTGACTCCAACACCAGCACACCTGCAGCACGTCAGGGAGCAGATGGCTGCGGCCCTCAGGAAGATACGGGAGCTGGAAGAGCAGGTGAAGACCATCCCTGTGCTGCAGGTCAAAATCTCcgtgctgcaggaggagaagcggcAGATGAGCGTCCAGCTGAAGAGCCAGAAGTTCTTGGGTCATACTCTGAGTTTTAGCCGAGGTCGCTCCCGAGGAGAGCTCTACATCGACATCCCTGAAGAAGAGGTGAGCACCGGAGCTAAGAGCAGCAACAAACCAGCAGGTCCACTGTCTCCCTCCACACCCGACGGCTCCAAGCTTCAAGATTCAGGGTGTGAGATAGAGGACACAGTGATTGTGGGAGGAGCGCGGCCGGATGCAAAGCGGGAAGTGCGCACCATCGGAGTGGGACCAGAGGATTTGAGGGGAAGTCATCAGGTGGGAGTCGGAGTTCGGGAGGAGGATCTGGGGCTGCTGCCAGAGACCCAGGCTCTCAGGAATCAAGTGGGTCAGCTTGAGGGCCAGCTACAGAGGACGGTGCAGGAGCTGCAGGCTGCGCAGCACCAGGCTGCAGCAGTCCAGAAGGTCCCTCAGGCAGAGCATCCAGTTCTGGCTACCAGCGTGGGCTGGCAGGAGCCACAAGGCTGCAGCCTGCACACCCTGGTCAGCTTCACACAGCCGCCCCAACAGAGGGAACAGAGGGAACAGAGAACTGTGGGAATCCAGGTGTACACAGTGGAGCAGCCCACTGTGGTGGAGGTGGGCACGCTGCTCCGAGCAGAGACCTGCACCTCCCCCTCCCTTCAACCAGCTTCTGGAGTCGTGGAGGGCCACCACAGAGGACAAGCTGAAG aggctCCAGTTGAGTTGCCGATTGCAGTCAGCTCCAAGCAGGTGCGCGATGTCCTAAAGAGCGAGTTGTCCACTTCGGTACCTGTAGCTAACCCTGCCATCGCTGTTAGCACGTCTGGTAATCAGATTGGTTTGTTGCATTcaaaagaggaggagacacacGTGCAGACAACCGCAGAGGCTGCCCAGTCACACGAAGACCCTCAGACGG CCTCTTCTCCTCAGTCTTCTCTGAGGTCCATTATGAAGCGGAAAGCAGAAGGTGAACCAGGATCTCCCTCTACAAAGAAGAACCTGCAGTTCATTGGAGTCAATGGAGG CTATGAGTCCACGTCATCAGATGACAGCAGCAGCGAGAGCTCAGATGAGGGGAGTGACTCCAGCGAATATCATGAAGCCAGAGAAAAACTAACAGAGTCAGCAGCTCAGAACCAGCAAATAACCCACAGCGAGGCTTCCAAGCCTGCAGAAAGCAACAGAGTACCTCAACAGACTGCCGTCAAACTACCAGCCGTCATTCCAGACTCGCAGCAGAGTCCCAATGAGTCCGCAACTGCAGACATAAAACTGCCAGACAAACCCCCCCGGTCACCAGCGACAGACGCTGCATCTGTCACCACTCTAACTCCTCCATGTCCAGCAAACGAAGCTGCCTCTAAAGACACTGTCCACCAGTCATCAGAAAAACTCACAGTCACCCAGGAGATCACCTCCACATCATCAAACACTGAATCCACTCCCGAACAAAGCTCCACGACGTCCTCAGCTTCCCGTTCTTCATCGCTTTGTGTCACTAAAACCACTGAGATCACCAAGCAGCAGTACTCCGTCGTCTCCAGCCAATCGGAGCCAACGCCGGCAGCTGAAAGCCTGGCAAGAGACGCTGCCGCAGCATCTGCCAAGCAAGTCAG ACTGGACCTGAGTGACAGCCTGATATCAGCTCTTCATGCCCTGCAGAAAGCCCTGGGGGAACCCAATGCCTTTAGCCAACAAGGAGCA AGGGCAGCCTACACCACCGTGCTGCAGGAGTGGCTGCGCGTGTCCTGTCACAAAGCAGCGGACACGGCGGTTGTCAAGGCCTATATGAACACCTTCGCCTCAGTCTCCCCTCAGCTGCTGGAGTTTGTAATCAACATGGCAGATGGCAACGGGAATACAGCGCTTCACTACACCGTCTCCCACTCCAACTTCCCCGTGGTGAAACTGCTGCTGGACACTG GTCTGTGTAATGCTGACAAGCAGAACAAGGCGGGCTACACGGCCATCATGCTGACAGCTCTGGCCGCCTTCCACTCTGACAATGACCTTCAAAccgtcctgcagctgctgcgcaCCGGGGACGTCAATGCCAAGGCCAGCCAG gccGGTCAGACGGCGTTGATGCTGGCCGTCAGCCACGGTCGAGGGGACATGGTGCGGGCGCTGCTGTCCTGCGGGGCACAGGTCAACATCCGAGATGACGACGGCTCCACAGCGCTCATGTGTGCCTGTGAACACGGTCACGTGGACATTGTGCGTCAGCTGCTGTCTATGCCGGGCTGTGATGCCACTCTCACCGACAAT ACTGGCAGCACTGCTCTGTCCATCGCGCTGGAGGCCAGCCAGAACGACATTGCTGTGCTTCTGTATGCTCACCTCAACTTTGCGAAGCCCCCGTCCCCT GTTTTACCGAAGTCTCCTCTCCTGGgttcctctcctcctgccggTGACACTAGATAA
- the LOC115012509 gene encoding LOW QUALITY PROTEIN: hemoglobin embryonic subunit alpha-like (The sequence of the model RefSeq protein was modified relative to this genomic sequence to represent the inferred CDS: deleted 1 base in 1 codon), with amino-acid sequence MTTLSVKDKDTVKAFWAKVSGKADEIGADAVARMLVVYPQTKTYFSHWKDQSPNSPAVRKHGVTVMLGVGEAVAKIDDLKAGLASLSELHAFTLRVDPANFKILSHCILVVMATMFPNEFTPEVHVSLDKFLASVALALSEKYR; translated from the exons ATGACCACTCTCAGTGTTAAGGACAAGGACACAGTCAAAGCCTTCTGGGCTAAAGTGTCTGGAAAGGCGGACGAGATCGGCGCCGATGCTGTGGCCAG gaTGCTTGTGGTGTACCCGCAGACCAAGACTTACTTCTCCCACTGGAAGGACCAGAGCCCCAACTCTCCCGCTGTGAGGAAGCACGGAGTGACTGTGATGTTGGGA GTTGGAGAGGCTGTGGCCAAAATCGACGACCTGAAAGCAGGTCTTGCAAGCCTCAGTGAGCTGCATGCCTTCACTCTGCGTGTGGACCCTGCCAACTTCAAG ATTCTCTCCCACTGCATCCTTGTGGTCATGGCCACCATGTTCCCCAACGAATTCACCCCTGAGGTCCATGTGTCTCTGGACAAATTCCTGGCTTCTGTGGCTCTGGCCCTGTCTGAGAAGTACCGATaa
- the LOC115012085 gene encoding hemoglobin embryonic subunit alpha-like, whose product MTTLSVKDKDTVKAFWAKVSGNADEIGADAVARMLVVYPQTKTYFSHWKDQSPNSPAVRKHGVTVMLGVGEAVAKIDDLKAGLASLSELHAFTLRVDPANFKILSHCILVVMATMFPNEFTPEVHVSLDKFLASVALALSEKYR is encoded by the exons ATGACCACTCTCAGTGTTAAGGACAAGGACACAGTCAAAGCCTTCTGGGCTAAAGTGTCTGGAAATGCGGACGAGATCGGCGCCGATGCTGTGGCCAG gaTGCTTGTGGTGTACCCGCAGACCAAGACTTACTTCTCCCACTGGAAGGACCAGAGCCCCAACTCTCCCGCTGTGAGGAAGCACGGAGTGACTGTGATGTTGGGAGTTGGAGAGGCTGTGGCCAAAATCGACGACCTGAAAGCAGGTCTTGCAAGCCTCAGTGAGCTGCATGCCTTCACTCTGCGTGTGGACCCTGCCAACTTCAAG ATTCTCTCCCACTGCATCCTTGTGGTCATGGCCACCATGTTCCCCAACGAATTCACCCCTGAGGTCCATGTGTCTCTGGACAAATTCCTGGCTTCTGTGGCTCTGGCCCTGTCTGAGAAGTACCGATaa
- the LOC115012024 gene encoding hemoglobin subunit beta-like yields the protein MVEWTDFERTTIQDIFSKLDYEVVGPKTLARCLIVYPWTQRYFGNFGNLYNAAVIMGNPMVAKHGITILHSLDRAVKNMDDIRNTYAELSVLHSEKLHVDPSNFNLLADCLTIVVAAQMGKAFTGEMQAAFHKFLAVVVSSLRRQYN from the exons ATGGTTGAATGGACAGACTTCGAGCGCACCACCATCCAGGACATCTTCTCTAAGTTGGACTATGAGGTGGTGGGCCCTAAAACTCTTGCCAG GTGTCTGATCGTCTACCCCTGGACTCAGAGGTATTTCGGAAACTTTGGAAACCTCTACAACGCCGCTGTGATCATGGGAAATCCCATGGTTGCAAAACACGGAATAACGATCCTGCACAGTCTGGACCGGGCTGTGAAGAACATGGACGACATCAGGAACACCTACGCCGAGCTGAGCGTGCTGCACTCCGAGAAGCTGCACGTGGACCCCAGCAATTTCAAT CTCCTGGCTGACTGCCTGACCATTGTGGTTGCTGCTCAGATGGGGAAAGCCTTCACTGGTGAGATGCAGGCAGCTTTCCATAAGTTCCTGGCCGTGGTGGTGTCCTCCCTGAGAAGACAGTACAATTAG